A single window of Thermoanaerobacterium sp. PSU-2 DNA harbors:
- a CDS encoding Gfo/Idh/MocA family oxidoreductase: MINIAIIGAGNISSAHIQGFLEFKDRCKIVAIADIYEDKAYEKKKRLGLDDATLYSDYKEILKRGDIDLVDICTPPYTHAVIAVESLNAGKNVIVEKPMASSLEECDRMIEASRKNKKLLSVIAQNRFRTQFMKLKKIVESGLAGDIVHAQVDSFWWRGHSYYDLWWRGTWEKEGGGCTLNHAIHHIDMLIWLLGMPEEVQAVMSNVAHDNAEVEDISIAILKYKSGALAQITSSVVHHGEEQQIVLQGKKARISVPWKVYASTASSNGFPSGEDEELEKKIQRYYDSLDVTKYSGHTPQIDDVLKALESNHEILVSGSDGRNAIELITAIYKAATTKEAVKLPLEKDDPFYTVDGIMARVPHFYEKKTFVENFNDERITFGREIK; this comes from the coding sequence ATGATTAATATAGCCATAATTGGGGCAGGTAATATTTCATCTGCCCACATACAAGGCTTTTTAGAGTTTAAAGACAGGTGTAAGATCGTCGCCATAGCCGATATCTACGAAGACAAAGCTTATGAAAAAAAGAAGCGGCTTGGCTTAGATGATGCCACTTTGTACAGCGATTACAAAGAAATATTGAAAAGAGGAGATATTGATCTGGTGGACATATGCACACCGCCTTACACACATGCAGTCATTGCAGTGGAAAGTTTAAATGCTGGAAAGAATGTAATCGTAGAAAAACCGATGGCATCATCATTAGAAGAATGCGACAGGATGATTGAAGCATCAAGGAAAAACAAAAAACTCTTGTCGGTAATAGCACAGAATCGCTTTAGGACTCAATTCATGAAACTAAAAAAGATTGTAGAGTCAGGCTTAGCGGGGGATATAGTACATGCACAAGTTGACTCATTTTGGTGGAGAGGTCATTCATACTACGATCTGTGGTGGAGAGGCACATGGGAAAAAGAAGGTGGTGGTTGCACACTAAATCATGCAATACACCATATAGACATGCTTATATGGCTTTTGGGGATGCCTGAAGAAGTGCAGGCTGTAATGAGCAATGTGGCACATGATAACGCCGAAGTTGAAGACATATCAATAGCCATACTTAAGTACAAAAGCGGTGCATTAGCCCAGATAACCAGTTCAGTTGTTCATCATGGAGAAGAGCAACAAATTGTGCTTCAAGGGAAAAAGGCCAGGATATCAGTGCCATGGAAAGTATATGCATCTACAGCATCCAGTAATGGTTTTCCATCTGGAGAAGACGAAGAACTGGAAAAGAAAATACAAAGATACTACGACAGTCTTGATGTGACAAAGTACAGCGGGCACACTCCACAGATTGACGATGTATTAAAAGCGTTAGAATCAAACCATGAAATCTTGGTAAGTGGTAGCGATGGAAGAAATGCTATAGAGCTTATAACTGCCATATACAAAGCAGCTACAACAAAAGAAGCTGTCAAATTGCCACTTGAAAAAGATGATCCATTCTATACAGTAGATGGCATAATGGCAAGAGTGCCTCATTTTTATGAGAAAAAAACGTTTGTAGAAAATTTCAACGACGAACGCATAACATTTGGAAGGGAAATAAAGTAA
- a CDS encoding alpha-glucuronidase family glycosyl hydrolase, whose product MISDKKFVGRMYDCWLRYELCDEKVPDGYEDYFKYIVVKGNNRIISNAVNELKKALSNIKDVDIEIIENIPKSNCIFIGTLDDFKAEGLKVDLERELKSEGFALNVVKKDNHNVLSIIGGSEKGVLYGVFHLIRSIFSGKNLEDASCIDNPQNDFRILNHWDNMDGNIERGYAGKSIFFKDNCIVQDLSRIKDYARLLASIAVNGVVINNVNVHQQETKLITDEFLPDVAKIADVFRDYGIKTYLSINFASPVEIGGLSTADPLDDGVKKWWKDVTSKIYSYIPDFGGFLVKADSEFRPGPFTYGRNHADGANMLAEALKPYGGIVIWRTFVYNCMVDWRDRSTDRAKAAYDNFKPLDGKFMDNVVLQVKNGPMDFQIREPITPLFGAMEKTNVFMEFQITQEYTGQQKHLCYLVPLWKEALDFDTFAKGEGSFVKKVVSGSLFGSKHGGIVGVANVGDSECWTGHPLAQSNLYGFGRLAWNPDLSSREIAEEWVRLTFGCDEDVLNTVVPMLLESREIYEEYTSPLGIGWMVNPGHHYGPNVDGYEYSHWGTYHYADFKGIGVDRTVATGTGYTAQYKEPVAKMYENIDTCPDELLLFFHHVPYGHKLKSGKTVIQHIYDTHFEGVERAEKMRDAWIKLKGKIDDEVYEVVLEKFDIQVVDAKEWRDVVNTYFYRKTGIKDEYGRKIYE is encoded by the coding sequence ATGATTAGCGATAAGAAATTTGTTGGCAGAATGTATGACTGTTGGCTTAGGTATGAACTTTGCGATGAAAAAGTGCCTGATGGATATGAGGATTATTTTAAATATATTGTTGTTAAAGGCAATAATAGGATTATTAGTAATGCGGTTAATGAGCTAAAAAAAGCTTTATCGAATATTAAAGATGTCGACATAGAAATAATCGAAAATATACCAAAGTCAAATTGCATTTTTATAGGCACACTGGATGATTTTAAGGCAGAAGGATTAAAAGTGGATTTAGAAAGAGAACTTAAAAGTGAAGGCTTTGCATTAAATGTTGTAAAAAAGGATAATCACAATGTACTGTCTATAATCGGTGGAAGCGAAAAAGGCGTTTTATATGGTGTTTTTCACCTCATAAGATCTATATTTAGCGGTAAAAATCTGGAAGATGCATCGTGCATTGACAATCCTCAAAATGATTTTAGGATATTAAATCATTGGGATAATATGGATGGCAATATTGAAAGAGGATATGCGGGAAAATCTATCTTCTTTAAAGATAATTGCATAGTCCAAGACCTTTCCAGGATAAAAGATTATGCAAGGCTACTTGCGTCTATTGCGGTAAATGGAGTCGTAATAAATAATGTCAATGTCCATCAACAAGAGACTAAGCTTATTACAGATGAATTTTTGCCTGATGTGGCGAAGATAGCAGATGTATTTAGAGATTACGGCATAAAGACGTACTTAAGCATAAATTTTGCTTCCCCAGTCGAGATAGGTGGTCTTTCTACCGCAGATCCGCTTGACGATGGAGTTAAGAAGTGGTGGAAAGATGTGACATCAAAAATATACAGTTATATTCCTGACTTCGGTGGATTTTTGGTGAAGGCTGATTCAGAGTTTAGACCTGGACCATTCACATACGGCCGTAATCACGCCGATGGTGCAAATATGTTGGCTGAAGCACTAAAACCCTATGGCGGCATTGTCATTTGGAGGACTTTTGTATACAACTGCATGGTGGACTGGAGAGACCGCTCTACAGACAGAGCAAAAGCTGCTTATGACAATTTCAAGCCATTAGATGGGAAATTTATGGATAACGTGGTTTTGCAAGTTAAAAATGGACCGATGGATTTTCAAATCAGAGAACCGATTACACCATTATTTGGTGCAATGGAGAAGACAAATGTTTTTATGGAGTTTCAGATTACTCAAGAGTACACTGGACAACAGAAACATTTATGTTACCTTGTGCCACTTTGGAAGGAAGCTTTAGACTTTGATACATTTGCGAAAGGAGAAGGCTCGTTTGTAAAGAAAGTCGTAAGCGGCAGCTTGTTTGGTTCAAAGCACGGTGGAATTGTGGGGGTGGCAAATGTAGGAGATAGTGAGTGCTGGACAGGACATCCTCTTGCGCAATCAAATCTTTATGGCTTTGGAAGGCTTGCGTGGAATCCAGATCTTTCATCAAGAGAGATTGCTGAGGAATGGGTGAGACTTACATTTGGATGTGATGAAGATGTTTTGAATACAGTCGTACCGATGCTTTTGGAATCGAGAGAGATATATGAGGAATACACAAGCCCTCTTGGGATAGGATGGATGGTAAACCCAGGCCATCATTACGGCCCTAATGTTGACGGATATGAGTATTCTCATTGGGGCACGTATCATTATGCAGATTTTAAGGGAATAGGCGTCGATAGGACTGTAGCAACAGGTACAGGTTACACAGCCCAGTACAAAGAGCCTGTTGCAAAGATGTACGAAAATATTGATACATGTCCTGATGAGCTTTTGTTATTTTTCCACCATGTGCCTTATGGCCACAAGCTAAAATCAGGTAAGACGGTTATCCAACACATATACGATACACATTTTGAAGGTGTAGAGCGAGCAGAAAAAATGAGGGATGCTTGGATAAAATTGAAAGGGAAAATAGACGATGAGGTATATGAAGTTGTGTTAGAGAAGTTTGACATACAGGTAGTTGATGCTAAAGAGTGGAGAGATGTTGTAAACACTTATTTTTACAGGAAGACTGGAATAAAAGATGAATATGGAAGGAAAATTTATGAATAG